Proteins co-encoded in one Kutzneria chonburiensis genomic window:
- a CDS encoding 1-phosphofructokinase family hexose kinase: MIVTVTLNAALDVTYRVDRLCAGKTHRVRDVHSRPGGKGVNVADVLRQLGEPVTTTGFAGPRLLAELPHFVPIAAESRHTIAVVDAEAVTMLNEPGPPISAAEWAALEAEFDRLAATASVVVLSGSLPGLPADAYARLIRRSPAPVILDAEGEPLRAGIAAGPALIKPNIDELAGLLGRTPTLPHDCHALNVPTAVTLGPDGAVLSTSDGTWSARPPRPVRGNPTGAGDAFTAALAIGLARNRPWPETLADAVALSAAAVAAPIAGAFDAPTYREFTDAVTVEEN, encoded by the coding sequence GTGATCGTCACCGTCACGCTCAACGCCGCGCTGGACGTCACGTACCGCGTGGACCGACTGTGTGCCGGCAAGACCCATCGCGTGCGGGACGTGCACAGCCGGCCCGGCGGCAAGGGCGTGAACGTCGCCGATGTGTTGCGGCAGCTGGGTGAGCCGGTCACCACGACCGGATTCGCCGGGCCCCGGCTGTTGGCCGAGCTACCGCATTTCGTACCGATCGCCGCGGAAAGCCGGCACACGATCGCCGTTGTCGACGCGGAGGCGGTCACCATGCTCAACGAGCCCGGACCGCCGATCAGCGCGGCGGAATGGGCGGCGCTGGAGGCGGAGTTCGACCGGCTCGCGGCCACCGCGTCGGTGGTGGTGTTGTCCGGCAGCCTGCCCGGGCTTCCCGCCGACGCGTACGCGCGGCTGATCCGGCGCAGTCCGGCGCCGGTCATCCTGGACGCCGAGGGCGAGCCGCTGCGCGCCGGCATCGCCGCCGGGCCGGCGCTGATCAAGCCGAACATCGACGAGCTGGCCGGGCTGCTCGGCCGCACGCCCACGCTCCCCCACGACTGCCACGCCCTGAACGTGCCGACCGCCGTCACCCTCGGGCCGGACGGCGCCGTACTGTCCACATCGGACGGAACCTGGAGCGCCCGGCCGCCGCGTCCCGTGCGCGGCAACCCGACCGGGGCCGGGGATGCGTTCACCGCCGCGTTGGCCATCGGCCTGGCCCGCAACCGGCCATGGCCCGAGACCCTCGCCGACGCCGTCGCGCTGTCGGCGGCCGCCGTGGCCGCACCGATCGCCGGGGCCTTCGACGCCCCCACCTACCGTGAATTCACCGACGCCGTCACCGTCGAGGAGAACTGA
- a CDS encoding class II fructose-bisphosphate aldolase — protein sequence MLVPAQTIIDAAVRRGDGVAAFNVITLEHVEGVVAGAEAAGLPVVVQISQNCVRFHGGRVRPLAAAAAAAAAESTVPVALHLDHVEDEDLLWQAVDAGFGSVMYDASRLPYADNVAATRAAAEWAHRHGIWLEAELGEVGGKDGAHAPGVRTDPLEAAAFVADTGVDALAVAVGSSHAMTTRTASLDHELISRLRDAVPVPLVLHGSSGVPDDQLRAAVTHGMVKINVGTALNIAFTDAIRATGLDHSDPRRYLAPARDAIAATVTHLLGVVSAI from the coding sequence ATGCTCGTGCCGGCCCAGACGATCATCGACGCCGCGGTCCGCCGCGGCGACGGCGTGGCCGCGTTCAACGTGATCACCCTCGAGCACGTCGAGGGAGTCGTGGCCGGCGCCGAAGCCGCCGGGCTCCCGGTGGTGGTGCAGATCAGCCAGAACTGCGTGCGCTTCCACGGCGGGCGGGTCCGCCCGCTCGCGGCCGCGGCGGCGGCGGCCGCCGCCGAGTCCACGGTGCCGGTCGCGTTGCACCTCGACCACGTGGAGGACGAGGACCTGCTGTGGCAGGCGGTGGACGCCGGCTTCGGTTCGGTCATGTACGACGCGTCCCGGTTGCCGTACGCCGACAACGTCGCCGCGACTCGGGCGGCCGCGGAGTGGGCGCACCGTCACGGCATCTGGCTCGAAGCCGAGCTCGGCGAGGTTGGCGGCAAGGATGGTGCACACGCGCCGGGCGTGCGCACCGACCCGTTGGAGGCCGCCGCTTTCGTGGCCGACACCGGCGTCGATGCGCTGGCCGTCGCCGTCGGCAGCTCGCACGCGATGACCACCCGCACCGCTTCGCTCGACCACGAGCTGATCAGCCGCCTGCGCGACGCCGTCCCGGTTCCCCTTGTGCTGCACGGCTCCTCCGGCGTGCCCGACGACCAGCTGCGGGCCGCCGTCACCCACGGCATGGTGAAGATCAACGTCGGCACCGCGCTGAACATCGCCTTCACCGACGCGATTCGCGCCACCGGCCTCGACCACAGCGACCCGCGCCGCTACCTCGCCCCCGCCCGGGACGCCATCGCCGCGACCGTCACGCACCTGCTCGGCGTGGTGTCCGCGATCTAG
- a CDS encoding winged helix-turn-helix transcriptional regulator: MQGRPRAVSTVMIVLLALACVAVGSAVAEVLRYRAIADTLGQFEQSLTEQSSKSGVNLQFTQLPSVAIGPTITVVVVLAAIAAGLVTLAFTVRQPRPRARVITLVAAGTLAVLAVAQAGIALTTQLALNQVDAEFQSMQQSIGARYPGARAMPSFVDLLPSWPYYVDYLTSTLAVIGCAAVIVLLATSGARTWFAAGKAGPSVSTALPGAAPVTAVVDTRTIVSDPWLRSIVSELMSGPRSLADLQAGPLGTNPEVLNWRLWDLINAGVVSQTATGYELTPRGENLRALLAGDPGSNPGW, translated from the coding sequence ATGCAGGGCAGGCCGCGCGCCGTCTCGACCGTCATGATCGTGCTGCTGGCCCTGGCCTGCGTCGCGGTCGGCAGCGCCGTCGCCGAGGTGCTGCGCTACCGTGCCATCGCCGACACGCTCGGCCAGTTCGAGCAGTCGCTGACCGAGCAGAGCTCGAAATCCGGCGTCAACCTCCAGTTCACCCAGCTCCCGTCGGTCGCCATCGGGCCGACCATCACGGTGGTGGTCGTGCTGGCGGCCATCGCCGCCGGCCTGGTCACGCTGGCTTTCACCGTTCGGCAGCCCCGGCCACGGGCCCGGGTGATCACGCTCGTCGCGGCGGGGACCCTCGCGGTGCTGGCCGTTGCCCAGGCCGGGATCGCGTTGACGACTCAGCTCGCGCTGAACCAGGTCGACGCCGAGTTCCAGAGCATGCAGCAGAGCATCGGCGCGCGGTATCCAGGCGCGCGAGCCATGCCGTCGTTCGTGGACCTGCTGCCGAGCTGGCCGTACTACGTCGACTACCTGACCTCCACCCTCGCCGTCATCGGGTGCGCCGCGGTCATCGTGCTGCTGGCCACGTCCGGCGCACGGACCTGGTTCGCCGCCGGGAAGGCCGGCCCGTCCGTGTCGACCGCTCTGCCCGGGGCCGCGCCGGTGACGGCCGTCGTGGACACCCGGACGATCGTGTCGGATCCGTGGCTGCGGTCGATCGTCAGTGAGTTGATGAGCGGTCCACGAAGCCTCGCCGACCTTCAGGCCGGGCCGCTCGGCACCAATCCCGAGGTGCTGAACTGGCGACTGTGGGACCTGATCAACGCCGGGGTGGTGAGCCAGACGGCCACCGGGTACGAGCTGACCCCGCGCGGTGAGAACCTCCGGGCACTGCTGGCCGGGGATCCGGGCAGCAATCCCGGCTGGTGA
- a CDS encoding SDR family oxidoreductase, with protein sequence MTDVRTKRFGLALVITLIVTLIGALLPGPAIAGPAQSLPAQYALGYDPSAPPGRGFTAPTFTFDDPSGILDLPEPPDPRTSPEQYQIYEDYLDELGPPANYTSGSPTHFYARWKLQLASGKKTTFRAYRAQYVNMTKNRIRGKQGFEPFVRGQEKTLFDGGGWRFDRTVPGTGTDVRPDAFSDADPYFFEFKSSEDLRNDNGKQLSGLVKIAVAKNKTGVVLFQKPPSAGALREIDEANRALPENKGIAAGQPLKRVAIVARYYPATAVAVPIPDDKTDKAGKAVPTRPNWNPPAGGGTAAPPGGSPITGGPSGGALAAPGQHSADGGLSDAVAASPDSADDAAQRADATQDIATQDAKELGPDYDPGDATANPLGGVDFSTLQLRYVSDSYQGHAAQFAFKADATPDDQPSYGGQQAAKLASDSFFVWLELPVDAFTVNLNPDEPERIIDSQFGRTDAGRVLLQADLQMKKTTAQLIDPDTPLGRQFWDSLHGGENKCLSSRSWIVPGTATVHDDGNELYILDAPLTVKTESDYLSSTGAGDTSCARNADSEYNQEIYRSTILPLIQQKVNEAPEYADLRRVYFSRVAAQWYRDRARTKHTAYSDLVDKGNISRWVTREKWTPKDTYDLYVKSYKEGEFHRTYTTTQGDTVLTETYIFGGVDFSTINENHLGGGAFDGQQPGLPQAVTNAQIGAVSGDGGKNVWLGGLTADRQITELAFSPPTAAPSTTIFYVLAGAPVLAWLLAGAWILVRRRRSAALGVRRDHAPGVPRAHASPRAATGPGHPGLLPAGRGRDVATGGRDSGVLRRPGVRLALQPAVRRRPARSARGRRHRRPRVQFPARRRRVPRAGAARRRREELGPCPDLDHRRLHRHRNRDRARGRHGRRHRLVPAVDRDHRLGDGGLRHRGARVARAAAVPSVLPATPPHPATRMAANGMAATAARVPASIRLRSLVRLATDATAGSGLAGHRTAADVTARHRRATPGQRHGLTPLQPAGARPALIARSASAAAPDAAEPNQNRPMARQGVLITGGSTGIGRALVRRFALGGHRVWFTYRSNREAAEALADELAGTRAFEFDQGDWESHRRLHDQLPGPVDILINNAAVGSQTVRRYVTGSTEQCDAAFLQVNSVGPLWLARAVLPGMLERGHGKIVNVASVGGGVATFPDFHIADGMSKAALVYLTKHLAAELAHEPVDVFAVCPGAVQTPMLQASLLDGLDGAELDDLFRRLPGRRLISPDEVAELIWWLCRDEASLLHGAVLDASLGLGVHPGLLTGGAMGHASSTTARSVA encoded by the coding sequence ATGACGGACGTCCGGACGAAACGTTTCGGTCTGGCACTGGTCATCACGCTCATCGTGACGCTCATCGGGGCGCTGTTACCCGGGCCGGCGATCGCGGGGCCGGCGCAGTCGCTGCCGGCGCAGTACGCGCTCGGCTACGACCCGTCGGCGCCGCCGGGGCGTGGCTTCACCGCACCGACATTCACCTTCGACGACCCCAGCGGCATCCTCGACCTGCCCGAGCCGCCGGACCCACGGACATCGCCCGAGCAGTACCAGATCTACGAGGACTACCTCGACGAGCTCGGCCCGCCCGCGAACTACACCTCCGGCAGCCCGACGCACTTCTACGCGCGCTGGAAGCTTCAGCTGGCCTCGGGCAAGAAGACCACGTTCCGGGCCTACCGGGCCCAGTACGTGAACATGACCAAGAACCGGATCCGGGGCAAGCAGGGGTTCGAGCCGTTCGTCCGCGGCCAGGAGAAGACCCTGTTCGACGGCGGCGGCTGGCGGTTCGACCGGACCGTCCCCGGCACCGGGACGGACGTGCGGCCGGATGCGTTCAGCGACGCCGATCCCTACTTCTTCGAGTTCAAGTCCAGCGAGGACCTGCGCAACGACAACGGCAAGCAGCTGTCCGGGCTGGTCAAGATCGCCGTGGCGAAGAACAAGACCGGTGTCGTCCTGTTCCAGAAGCCGCCGTCGGCGGGCGCGCTGCGGGAGATCGACGAGGCCAACCGGGCCCTGCCGGAGAACAAGGGCATCGCCGCCGGCCAGCCGCTCAAACGCGTGGCGATCGTGGCGCGCTACTACCCGGCGACGGCCGTCGCCGTGCCGATACCCGACGACAAGACCGACAAGGCCGGGAAAGCGGTGCCGACCCGGCCGAACTGGAATCCGCCGGCCGGCGGCGGGACGGCCGCTCCGCCGGGCGGCAGCCCGATCACCGGCGGACCGTCCGGCGGCGCGCTGGCCGCGCCCGGCCAGCACAGCGCCGACGGCGGACTCAGCGACGCCGTGGCGGCATCGCCCGACTCCGCTGACGATGCCGCCCAGCGGGCCGACGCCACCCAGGACATCGCCACCCAGGACGCCAAGGAACTCGGCCCGGACTACGACCCGGGCGACGCCACCGCCAACCCCCTCGGCGGGGTCGACTTCTCCACGCTCCAGCTGCGCTACGTCTCCGACTCCTACCAGGGCCACGCCGCCCAGTTCGCCTTCAAGGCCGACGCCACCCCCGACGACCAGCCCTCCTACGGCGGCCAGCAGGCGGCCAAGCTGGCGTCCGACTCCTTCTTCGTCTGGCTCGAACTGCCGGTCGACGCCTTCACCGTCAACCTCAACCCGGACGAGCCCGAGCGCATCATCGACAGCCAGTTCGGCCGCACCGACGCCGGCCGCGTGCTGCTCCAGGCCGACCTCCAGATGAAGAAGACCACGGCCCAGCTGATCGACCCGGACACGCCGCTGGGCCGCCAGTTCTGGGACAGCCTGCACGGCGGCGAGAACAAGTGCCTCTCGTCCCGGTCGTGGATCGTGCCGGGCACGGCGACCGTGCACGACGACGGCAACGAGCTGTACATCCTGGACGCGCCACTCACCGTCAAGACGGAGAGCGACTACCTGTCCTCGACCGGCGCCGGCGACACGTCGTGCGCCAGGAACGCCGACTCCGAGTACAACCAGGAGATCTACCGCAGCACGATCCTGCCGCTGATCCAGCAGAAGGTGAACGAGGCGCCGGAGTACGCCGACCTGCGCCGGGTGTACTTCAGCCGGGTCGCCGCCCAGTGGTACCGCGACCGGGCCCGGACCAAGCACACCGCCTACTCGGACCTGGTCGACAAGGGCAACATCAGCCGCTGGGTCACCCGGGAGAAGTGGACGCCCAAGGACACCTACGACCTGTACGTGAAGTCCTACAAGGAAGGCGAGTTCCACCGCACGTACACCACGACCCAGGGCGACACGGTGCTGACCGAGACCTACATCTTCGGTGGCGTCGACTTCAGCACCATCAACGAGAACCACCTCGGCGGCGGCGCGTTCGACGGACAGCAGCCCGGGCTGCCGCAAGCCGTGACCAACGCGCAGATCGGCGCGGTGTCCGGCGACGGCGGCAAGAACGTCTGGCTGGGCGGGCTGACGGCGGACCGCCAGATCACCGAGTTGGCCTTCAGCCCACCGACCGCGGCGCCGTCCACCACGATCTTCTACGTCCTGGCCGGCGCGCCCGTCCTGGCCTGGCTCCTGGCCGGCGCGTGGATTCTCGTGCGCCGCCGCCGGTCGGCGGCGTTGGGGGTGCGTCGTGACCATGCCCCCGGTGTCCCTCGCGCCCACGCTTCGCCGAGAGCCGCAACCGGCCCTGGTCACCCTGGCCTGCTACCTGCTGGCCGGGGTCGCGACGTTGCGACTGGTGGCCGCGATAGCGGCGTTCTTCGCCGTCCCGGAGTTCGCCTGGCTCTACAGCCAGCAGTACGGCGACGACCAGCGCGGTCAGCTCGCGGCCGTCGGCATCGTCGGCCTCGGGTTCAGTTCCCTGCTCGTCGCCGGCGTGTTCCTCGTGCTGGCGCTGCTCGACGGCGTCGGGAAGAACTGGGCCCGTGTCCTGACCTGGATCACCGGCGTCTGCACCGTCATCGGAACCGTGATCGTGCTCGCGGTCGACATGGCCGGCGGCATCGCCTGGTACCGGCAGTTGACCGTGACCATCGCCTGGGTGACGGTGGCCTTCGCCATCGGGGCGCTCGTGTTGCTCGCGCTGCCGCCGTCCCATCGGTACTACCGGCCACTCCGCCACATCCCGCCACCCGTATGGCCGCCAACGGTATGGCTGCCACCGCCGCCCGGGTACCAGCCTCCATCCGGCTACGGTCCCTGGTACGGCTCGCCACCGACGCAACAGCCGGGTCCGGGCTGGCCGGGCACCGCACCGCCGCCGATGTCACCGCCCGGCACCGACGTGCGACCCCCGGACAACGGCATGGCCTGACGCCCCTGCAGCCGGCCGGCGCACGACCCGCGCTCATCGCACGGAGTGCGTCCGCTGCCGCTCCCGACGCCGCCGAGCCGAACCAGAATCGCCCAATGGCAAGGCAGGGCGTACTCATCACCGGCGGCTCCACCGGCATCGGTCGGGCCCTGGTCCGCAGGTTCGCACTCGGTGGACACCGCGTGTGGTTCACCTACCGGTCCAACCGCGAGGCGGCCGAGGCGCTGGCCGACGAGCTGGCGGGGACGCGGGCGTTCGAGTTCGACCAGGGCGACTGGGAGAGCCACCGCCGGCTGCACGACCAGCTGCCCGGCCCGGTGGACATCCTGATCAACAACGCCGCCGTTGGCTCGCAGACCGTACGGCGGTACGTCACGGGCTCCACCGAGCAGTGCGACGCCGCGTTCCTCCAGGTGAACAGCGTCGGTCCACTGTGGCTGGCCCGCGCCGTGCTGCCGGGCATGCTCGAACGCGGCCACGGCAAGATCGTCAACGTGGCCAGCGTCGGCGGCGGGGTCGCCACCTTCCCCGACTTCCACATCGCCGACGGCATGAGCAAGGCGGCGCTGGTCTACCTCACCAAGCACCTCGCCGCCGAGCTGGCGCACGAGCCGGTCGACGTGTTCGCGGTCTGCCCGGGCGCGGTGCAGACCCCGATGCTCCAGGCAAGCCTGCTCGACGGGCTCGACGGCGCGGAGCTCGACGACCTCTTCCGCCGGCTGCCGGGCCGGCGGCTGATCAGCCCGGACGAGGTCGCCGAGCTGATCTGGTGGCTGTGCCGGGACGAGGCCTCGCTGCTGCACGGCGCGGTGCTCGACGCCTCCCTCGGCCTTGGCGTGCACCCGGGTCTGCTCACCGGCGGCGCGATGGGGCACGCCAGCAGCACGACCGCGAGGAGCGTCGCCTGA
- a CDS encoding aminotransferase class I/II-fold pyridoxal phosphate-dependent enzyme — translation MVSRRAAALSAHAPAIAAAHQRVERDPYDPQRNPSGYLNLGTAENRLLWDLLAPKVAAAREIGPRDVRYVPLHGTPRLRAATARLLSTTWHTPVDPDHLVVVSGASAALDIVASILCDPGEAIIVPAPYYSAVEVLFTGRSGARLVPAPLSPTSGFALDASAIEQAIERTRADGTTVRAVAITSPCNPTGNVHTVAALREVLAVAERHDVDLIADEIYANSAFGDRPFVSVLDPLVRGESRARIHTIWGFAKDFGLSGLKAGVLHTERPDVLAAATALAYFAPVSSDTQALLAGLLDDQAWVCLLFKENRVRLAESYRNAADCLDNLGIPHVRPAAGFTIWADLSRSAGDSAAEHRLWQRILDEAKVNLVPGKAFGSPAAGWFRLCHTADPAHVQEALRRIGQLS, via the coding sequence ATGGTGTCCAGACGCGCCGCGGCGCTGTCCGCCCACGCACCGGCCATCGCCGCCGCCCACCAGCGGGTCGAGCGGGATCCCTATGACCCGCAACGCAATCCGTCCGGCTACCTGAATCTCGGCACGGCGGAGAACCGGCTCCTGTGGGATCTGCTGGCACCAAAGGTCGCCGCGGCAAGGGAAATCGGGCCGCGGGACGTGCGATACGTTCCGCTGCACGGTACTCCGCGGCTGCGTGCCGCGACGGCCCGGCTGCTGTCCACGACCTGGCACACGCCGGTGGATCCCGACCATCTCGTCGTGGTGAGCGGCGCGAGCGCCGCGCTGGACATCGTCGCCAGCATCCTGTGCGACCCCGGCGAGGCCATCATCGTGCCCGCTCCGTACTACAGCGCGGTCGAAGTGCTGTTCACCGGGCGATCCGGGGCCCGGCTGGTGCCGGCGCCGCTGTCCCCGACGTCGGGCTTCGCCCTGGACGCCTCGGCAATCGAGCAGGCGATCGAGCGGACCCGGGCGGACGGCACCACGGTGCGGGCGGTCGCGATCACGTCACCGTGCAATCCGACCGGCAACGTGCATACGGTGGCCGCCTTGCGGGAGGTGCTGGCGGTCGCGGAGCGGCACGACGTGGACCTGATCGCCGACGAGATCTACGCCAACTCCGCGTTCGGCGACCGGCCGTTCGTGAGCGTGCTGGATCCTTTGGTACGGGGCGAAAGCCGCGCACGCATCCATACGATCTGGGGATTCGCCAAGGATTTCGGGCTCTCCGGGCTCAAGGCCGGGGTGCTGCACACGGAGCGTCCGGACGTGCTCGCCGCGGCCACCGCCCTCGCCTACTTCGCCCCCGTCTCCAGTGACACGCAGGCGCTGCTGGCCGGCCTGCTCGACGACCAGGCCTGGGTTTGCCTGCTGTTCAAGGAAAACCGGGTCCGACTGGCCGAGTCCTACCGGAACGCCGCCGACTGCCTCGACAACCTGGGCATCCCCCACGTGCGGCCGGCGGCCGGCTTCACCATCTGGGCCGACCTCAGCCGGTCGGCCGGCGACAGCGCGGCCGAACACCGGCTCTGGCAACGTATTCTGGACGAGGCCAAGGTGAACCTGGTCCCCGGCAAGGCCTTCGGCAGCCCGGCGGCCGGCTGGTTCCGGCTGTGCCACACCGCGGACCCGGCCCACGTGCAGGAAGCGCTGCGCCGCATCGGACAGCTGTCATGA
- a CDS encoding diiron oxygenase, which translates to MTGAMGRWHEQAGVRSGVRRTFHEEAEAGKVFFPERLVPYLSHEAVGELPDERRRELTVRHLHQFLLSTAHLETRVVNRGAELIANGRSGFELPASSRLDAFKVYCDEGYHALYSLDLAEQIGAVTGVAVPDWDYGGFVDRLADVAATTLPHHRRLAVLLQVVVFETLITAVLHEIPHDDTVVTAVRDTVRDHALDEGRHHRYFTGFFHELWRQLDAPTRAEVAFALPALLRGCLLWDVEPVRSSLVLAGLDNATATAVVRDCYGGDVGDERIRSICRSSLRMCESAGVFAVPGALEHFAAHGLIDGSAS; encoded by the coding sequence ATGACCGGCGCCATGGGCCGCTGGCACGAGCAAGCCGGGGTCCGGTCCGGCGTCCGGCGGACCTTCCACGAGGAGGCCGAGGCCGGCAAGGTGTTCTTCCCGGAACGACTGGTGCCGTACCTGTCGCACGAGGCCGTGGGCGAGCTGCCCGACGAGCGACGGCGTGAGCTGACGGTGCGCCACCTCCACCAGTTCCTGCTGTCCACCGCCCACCTGGAGACCCGCGTGGTCAACCGCGGGGCCGAGCTCATCGCCAACGGCCGCAGCGGGTTCGAGCTGCCAGCGTCCAGTCGGCTCGACGCGTTCAAGGTGTACTGCGACGAGGGGTACCACGCGCTCTACAGCCTCGACCTGGCCGAGCAGATCGGCGCCGTCACCGGCGTCGCGGTGCCGGACTGGGACTACGGCGGTTTCGTCGACCGGCTCGCCGATGTCGCCGCCACCACCCTCCCCCACCACCGGCGGCTGGCCGTCCTGCTCCAGGTCGTGGTGTTCGAGACGCTGATCACCGCCGTGCTGCACGAGATTCCGCACGACGACACCGTGGTGACGGCCGTCCGGGACACCGTGCGCGACCATGCGCTGGACGAGGGCCGTCACCACCGGTACTTCACCGGGTTCTTCCACGAGCTCTGGCGTCAGCTGGACGCCCCGACCAGGGCCGAGGTGGCGTTCGCGCTGCCCGCCCTGCTCCGCGGCTGCCTGCTGTGGGACGTGGAGCCGGTTCGCTCGTCGCTGGTGCTGGCCGGCCTCGACAATGCCACGGCCACCGCCGTTGTCCGCGACTGCTACGGCGGCGACGTCGGTGACGAACGGATCCGGTCCATCTGCCGGTCCAGCCTCCGGATGTGCGAGTCGGCCGGCGTGTTCGCCGTGCCCGGCGCCCTGGAACACTTCGCCGCGCACGGCCTGATCGACGGGAGTGCATCCTGA
- a CDS encoding tryptophan 2,3-dioxygenase family protein: MPAYGTYLQLPALLDHQRPHADADGHDEHMFITVHQVFELLFKQLLLELSDARDRMLAGEAYLPRRRLERAVVIQRSLLAQFDVLDTMEPQDFAAFRGALGSGNGGQSAQYWELALLSGARDDSCLDRPWYTVQECSRLRRRYEEPSLWDGFLALLADAGFDVATTARRAAACRRLAARTDQHRQLWDLAEALVAHDQSWASWQSRHLLTVQRQIGRKSGTGGTSGAAHLRSHLDKRFYPELWELRAAL, encoded by the coding sequence ATGCCCGCCTACGGCACCTACCTCCAACTGCCCGCGCTGCTTGACCACCAACGCCCGCACGCCGACGCCGACGGGCACGACGAGCACATGTTCATCACCGTGCACCAGGTCTTCGAGTTGCTGTTCAAGCAGCTGCTGCTCGAACTGAGTGATGCTCGGGACCGGATGCTCGCCGGGGAGGCCTACCTGCCGCGCAGACGGCTGGAACGGGCCGTGGTCATCCAGCGCTCCCTGCTGGCCCAGTTCGACGTGCTGGACACCATGGAGCCGCAGGACTTCGCCGCGTTCCGCGGGGCGCTCGGCAGCGGCAACGGCGGCCAGTCCGCCCAGTACTGGGAACTCGCGCTGCTGTCCGGCGCCCGCGACGACAGCTGCCTCGACCGGCCCTGGTACACCGTCCAGGAGTGCTCCCGGCTGCGCCGCCGCTACGAGGAACCGTCGCTGTGGGACGGTTTCCTGGCGCTGCTGGCCGACGCCGGCTTCGATGTCGCCACCACCGCCCGCCGCGCCGCCGCGTGCCGCCGGCTGGCCGCCCGCACCGACCAGCACCGCCAGCTCTGGGATCTCGCCGAGGCGCTCGTCGCGCACGACCAGAGCTGGGCCTCCTGGCAGAGCCGGCACCTGCTCACCGTGCAACGCCAGATCGGCCGCAAGAGCGGCACCGGCGGCACCTCCGGCGCCGCCCACCTCAGGTCCCACCTCGACAAGCGGTTCTACCCCGAGCTGTGGGAGCTGCGCGCGGCCCTCTGA
- a CDS encoding nuclear transport factor 2 family protein, with amino-acid sequence MTSTLTFDTAALTRAIESRDAAAQLACYRPDAVVTVADQLNPPSRPRVVSGTDELRGYFQDVCDREMVHEVRTTVAAGDRIAFEVACTYPDGARVQCLCVAGLADGKIAWQRQVQVWDS; translated from the coding sequence ATGACCAGCACACTGACGTTCGACACCGCCGCGCTGACCCGGGCGATCGAGAGCCGCGACGCCGCCGCGCAACTCGCCTGCTACCGGCCCGACGCCGTGGTCACCGTCGCCGACCAGCTCAACCCGCCGAGCCGGCCGCGCGTCGTCAGCGGCACCGACGAGCTGCGCGGGTACTTCCAGGACGTGTGCGACCGCGAGATGGTCCACGAGGTGCGGACCACCGTCGCCGCCGGCGACCGCATCGCCTTCGAGGTCGCCTGCACCTACCCGGACGGCGCCCGGGTGCAGTGCCTCTGCGTCGCCGGCCTGGCCGACGGCAAGATCGCCTGGCAGCGCCAGGTCCAGGTCTGGGACAGCTGA